The genomic stretch TGCAGCCTTTTTTTGCTAATAAGCCATAGAATCATGATGTTACTGAAACTCCTTATTAAACCTCTAATAAGCTTTTTTTCGAATTTAGACAAACTTATACAGATTTCTGTATGTTTTTCCATATGTTTATGTCCTATTTCCGTGTTTACACCACTTTTTAGGCCATATCCATTTGAATCGTCCATCGGCTTACTTCCTTTACTAATTCTATGATATATCAAATTTCGATACTTAGTTATTTGATATATTTGATTTTATATAACTATTTTCGATATATCTAAAATGACACATTTAATTAGGATATTAAAAGCATCATGAAAATAGGATTCAAAGAAAGTTTAATAATCATACTTTGACTTTAAAAATAAATTTGAAAAATTAGTATATATCAAATGCTAAAATGAGGAGTATTCATGAGATAATCCTAATTTTAAGCCTCCTGAATTGTCCATGATTAAAGTAACTATAATTATTCCATTATTGTCCGCTGTTATCTAATAACCACTCTTCATTTAACTCTTTTCTTTTCTTATCTCTTGCACTTTCTAATCCTTTTTGTAATCCAAAGCTTGAATTAAGATGATCTGCCATTAATTCCATTGCTAATTCTTCATCATTAAGTTCTTCATCTGTAGTATATCCAATGATAGCAAATAATGATTCTTGCCATGCTTTATATTCTTCTGTAGTCTCAAGCGCTTTTATTAAATCATTATCAGCACGTTCTATCCCTTTACCTTGATTTTCATTACTCATTTTTTTTCTCCTTTTTTATGTTTCACAATACTCTTTATTTATATCAATGATACTAACAATTATTGATTTATCAATTATTTTTAAGGGATCTATGATTTATCCAATTGAATTAAAAAATTTATTCTAAATTTGAACTTAATTTATTCAATAAAGAGTTAAATTGTTCCAGTTCGCTCTTACTAAAAATAGATTTAATTTCTTGAGCATTCTGGGACATTATTTTTGATGTTTCTTCATATAAATCCTTACCCTTATCTGTTAAATATATTAAAAACTCTCTCCTGTCATGATATGAATTCTTCCTATCAATAAGTTCTTTATACTCAAGTATATTTAAAATTCGTGTAATTGCTGCTCTATCTCTATGTGCTAATTCAGCCAGTTTCTTTTGATTACTTCCTTCAGATTGATATATAATACTTAAAATAATCCATTGATCCAATGAAATATTGTGTTTTTTAAGTTTATTTTGGAGTTTTCTTTTAACCAGGTATCTTAATTTAAAAGATGCCCATTCTATATCATTTTCATCAAAAACAACATATACAGACATTCATCTATTTTTAGCAGTTTGGTCTATATTAATATCAAGTTATAAATCTAATTCCAGATAACTATTGGATATTAAGGAGGGTATCAACTTTGAATACAGCAATTTTAGAAAAGGGACAGCTTAAAAAAGAATTGTTTGCATTTTTAATTATTACTTTTGCAGCGACCATCCTTCTTTCATTTGTTATCTATTTGATTTCAGGCCCTATATCATTTACACCATCTAGATTATGGTATATTTCATTTCAAGCTTGTATGCTAATACCTGCTACTGTTGCTATATTTTGTATGGTTTACTTCAAATCTAAAGCCTTAACCACGGAAACAAAAATTATATTTACTTTCTTCCTGATTTATACTGTTCTATTCATCTTTGAAAGCTATTTTCAGCCAATTACAGGGACTGTGGGCATGCCTATCGTTGCATTACATCCAACTGATATGAATATACCTCTAATTTCAATGATTGTCGCCATTTTGGGAATTTTAACTGTAATTATTCTGAACTTAAAAAAGAAATGGAGAGAAGGTCTGGAACCTTCAAAATTAGTATTTGGAAAAAATTTAAGAAATTACCTGATTATACCTCTGATTCTTTCTCTAATAATCATTCTTAATTATATTCTTAATTATATTTCAGGATTAGGCGTTCCCACAAAAGAATTTAACTTGAACCTGTTCTTTAGCACTTTAATACCCAGTTTAATTTTGTCATTCTTCCTATTATGGCCCAACTATTTTGGAGAAGAATATGGATGGAGAGCGTACCTCCAGGACAGATTATTCCCTCTCTTTGGCAGTTATAAAGGTGTTTTATTACTAGGTATCA from Methanobacterium sp. encodes the following:
- a CDS encoding CPBP family intramembrane metalloprotease produces the protein MNTAILEKGQLKKELFAFLIITFAATILLSFVIYLISGPISFTPSRLWYISFQACMLIPATVAIFCMVYFKSKALTTETKIIFTFFLIYTVLFIFESYFQPITGTVGMPIVALHPTDMNIPLISMIVAILGILTVIILNLKKKWREGLEPSKLVFGKNLRNYLIIPLILSLIIILNYILNYISGLGVPTKEFNLNLFFSTLIPSLILSFFLLWPNYFGEEYGWRAYLQDRLFPLFGSYKGVLLLGIIWGLWHAPLILVGLNFPGQPVLGIGLMIVSTIIMGIIFSYAVLKTGSVWIAVMLHMLVDTIFPVGQYFIATSINPIFSFGTGIYGFAIMAVFALILLKFKVWKINENITLTE
- a CDS encoding MarR family transcriptional regulator, translating into MSVYVVFDENDIEWASFKLRYLVKRKLQNKLKKHNISLDQWIILSIIYQSEGSNQKKLAELAHRDRAAITRILNILEYKELIDRKNSYHDRREFLIYLTDKGKDLYEETSKIMSQNAQEIKSIFSKSELEQFNSLLNKLSSNLE